A part of Thermococcus sp. LS1 genomic DNA contains:
- a CDS encoding bifunctional L-myo-inositol-1-phosphate cytidylyltransferase/CDP-L-myo-inositol myo-inositolphosphotransferase has translation MVPTTAVILAAGLGTRIGRRPKGLLKVAGREILYRTMKLLSNEGVKRFVIITNEHYVELYREFIEKHGFNAEFVTNPAPERGNGYSLHLARGKVSGRFVLVMSDHVYSEAFVREAVKGKGLIADRKPGWADVGEATKVKVENGKVARIGKDLEEWDAVDTGFFVLEEDIFEVTSSLVAEKGSFELREVVERAKLKVTFVDGLPWVDVDTPKDVKRARRMLIKSAVKGTGDGFISRHLNRKISTEMSILLVEHVSPNAMTVVTFLFGLLSALLNLWNPAVAGILYQLSSILDGVDGELARARLQTSRFGGYVDSLLDRYVDGAFLALLVYSTLSEPVWWLVALLALLGSVMVSYSTERFKAAYCKDAYRVVPALRYLPGKRDERIFLTMILLLPGQVKALFALLAVLTNLRVGLTAYLIWRKEGS, from the coding sequence ATGGTTCCAACTACGGCAGTGATTCTAGCAGCTGGCCTCGGGACAAGGATCGGCAGAAGGCCCAAGGGACTGCTCAAGGTGGCAGGAAGAGAAATACTCTACCGCACCATGAAGCTTCTGAGCAATGAGGGAGTCAAGAGGTTCGTTATAATCACCAACGAGCACTATGTCGAGCTTTACAGAGAGTTCATCGAAAAACACGGCTTCAATGCAGAGTTCGTGACAAACCCCGCCCCTGAGCGAGGAAACGGTTACTCCCTTCACCTCGCGAGGGGAAAGGTTAGTGGAAGGTTTGTTCTCGTAATGAGCGACCACGTATATTCGGAAGCCTTCGTCAGGGAAGCAGTGAAGGGTAAAGGGCTCATAGCGGACAGGAAACCGGGATGGGCCGACGTTGGAGAGGCCACCAAGGTAAAGGTCGAGAACGGGAAAGTGGCAAGAATCGGGAAGGATCTTGAGGAGTGGGATGCCGTAGATACCGGCTTTTTCGTCCTCGAGGAGGATATCTTTGAAGTCACGTCCTCACTGGTCGCAGAGAAGGGTAGCTTCGAGCTTAGGGAGGTCGTTGAAAGGGCAAAGCTGAAAGTTACCTTCGTTGACGGCCTTCCATGGGTCGATGTGGACACGCCAAAGGACGTCAAGCGCGCCAGGAGGATGCTCATTAAGAGCGCCGTTAAAGGAACCGGTGATGGCTTCATCAGCAGGCATCTGAACAGGAAGATTTCAACCGAGATGAGCATACTGCTGGTCGAGCACGTCAGCCCAAACGCAATGACCGTCGTTACGTTCCTCTTTGGCCTGCTCTCGGCACTGCTAAACCTCTGGAATCCAGCGGTAGCCGGCATCCTTTACCAGCTCAGTTCAATCCTTGACGGGGTGGACGGTGAACTGGCTCGAGCGAGACTGCAGACGAGCCGCTTTGGAGGCTATGTTGATTCCCTCCTCGACCGCTACGTGGATGGAGCATTTTTGGCCCTGCTCGTATACTCAACGCTAAGCGAACCAGTTTGGTGGCTTGTAGCTCTGCTGGCCTTGTTAGGCTCAGTTATGGTGAGCTACTCCACAGAGCGCTTCAAAGCGGCCTACTGCAAGGATGCTTACAGAGTCGTTCCAGCGCTTCGATATCTGCCGGGCAAGAGGGATGAGAGGATATTTTTAACGATGATCCTGCTCCTTCCTGGCCAGGTTAAGGCTCTCTTTGCCCTCCTGGCAGTTTTGACGAACCTCCGGGTTGGTCTCACGGCCTATCTCATATGGAGAAAAGAGGGAAGCTAA
- a CDS encoding ABC transporter ATP-binding protein — MVRITLENITKKFGDFTALRGISLEIEDKEFMALLGPSGSGKSTLLYTIAGIYKPTSGRIYFDGRDITDVPPKDRNVGLVFQNWALYPHMKVFDNIAFPLELRKAPKDEIERKVREVAEMLRIEKLLDRYPWQLSGGQQQRVAIARALVKEPDVLLLDEPLSNLDALLRLEVRAELKRLQKELGITAVYVTHDQAEALAMADRIAVIREGKILQVGDPDDVYYRPKYRFVGGFLGSPPMNFLDAEVENEHLNVYGNRIPVPAQYRELVKRINVEEVILGFRPHDAEVVRGEAEGLKGAVYSFEPLGREQIVTVSFNGAHVKVFAPEGEHFRFGEEVTVRIMEDRIVLFDRKTEKALEFLES, encoded by the coding sequence GATAGAGGACAAGGAGTTCATGGCCCTCCTCGGGCCGAGCGGAAGCGGGAAGTCGACGCTCCTCTACACGATAGCTGGAATCTATAAACCAACGAGCGGGAGGATATACTTTGACGGACGCGACATAACTGACGTCCCCCCGAAGGACAGGAACGTCGGACTCGTCTTCCAGAACTGGGCGCTCTATCCCCACATGAAGGTCTTCGACAACATCGCCTTCCCCCTTGAGCTGAGAAAGGCTCCGAAGGACGAGATCGAGCGGAAGGTGAGAGAAGTAGCCGAGATGCTCCGCATAGAGAAGCTCCTCGATAGGTATCCCTGGCAGCTGAGCGGCGGCCAGCAGCAACGCGTGGCAATAGCGAGGGCCCTTGTCAAGGAACCGGACGTCCTCCTCCTCGATGAGCCCCTCAGCAACCTCGATGCTCTCCTCAGGCTGGAGGTGAGAGCAGAGCTCAAGAGGCTCCAGAAGGAGCTGGGCATAACGGCCGTCTACGTAACCCACGACCAGGCCGAGGCTCTGGCCATGGCCGACAGGATAGCCGTGATAAGGGAGGGAAAGATACTACAGGTCGGGGACCCGGACGACGTTTATTACCGTCCCAAGTACCGCTTCGTCGGCGGTTTTCTTGGAAGCCCACCCATGAACTTCCTCGATGCTGAGGTTGAGAATGAGCACCTCAATGTTTACGGTAATAGAATTCCGGTTCCGGCGCAGTACCGGGAGCTTGTGAAAAGGATCAACGTTGAGGAGGTTATACTCGGCTTCAGGCCCCATGATGCCGAGGTCGTTAGGGGAGAGGCCGAGGGATTAAAAGGTGCCGTTTACTCCTTTGAACCCTTGGGTAGGGAGCAGATAGTTACGGTTTCATTCAACGGGGCCCACGTTAAGGTATTCGCACCGGAGGGAGAGCACTTCCGCTTTGGGGAGGAGGTAACGGTCAGGATCATGGAGGATAGAATTGTCCTTTTCGATAGAAAGACGGAGAAAGCCCTGGAATTCCTTGAATCTTAG